In one Photobacterium swingsii genomic region, the following are encoded:
- a CDS encoding TIGR03087 family PEP-CTERM/XrtA system glycosyltransferase, translating to MKEPLLYLCHRIPFPPNKGDKITTCNVLKFLSRHFDVYLGCFIDDQFDQRYINDVKALCAETLFIPLNPSMAKVKGLRAFLTGDPITVPYYSHKKMQNWVNQIITNQRIEKAFVYSGCMAQYLLAPPKPIHKVIHFADIDSDKWRQYAHQAKGIMRYVYHREHTTLETFEKSVADNFDISCFISETEAAQFKTMVSAPTKSKIQILENGIDCFYFSPDQPSVLSEHYSLENQNYVVFTGAMDYRPNIDAVLWFVKNVWPQVLARQPDSYFYIVGSTPPKAVLNLAQEKSVIVTGRVEDIRPYMQYAKAAIAPMRMARGIQNKILEAMAMAKPVLSSSIGMEGLEDYPTQYLSVEDAPEDIAHWIIEKLENPALVATESRHWLEANFSWEAKLTPLLSYLGESHE from the coding sequence ATGAAAGAGCCATTATTATACCTATGCCATCGCATTCCATTTCCGCCGAATAAAGGCGATAAGATCACAACCTGTAATGTGCTTAAATTCCTAAGTCGTCATTTCGATGTGTATCTTGGCTGTTTTATTGATGATCAGTTCGATCAACGCTATATCAACGACGTGAAAGCACTGTGCGCAGAGACCCTGTTTATTCCACTCAACCCTTCAATGGCTAAAGTCAAAGGCTTACGGGCATTCCTGACGGGCGATCCGATTACTGTGCCTTATTATTCCCATAAAAAAATGCAGAATTGGGTTAACCAAATCATTACAAACCAACGTATCGAGAAAGCCTTTGTTTATTCGGGGTGCATGGCGCAATACCTACTCGCACCGCCAAAGCCAATACACAAAGTCATCCATTTTGCCGATATTGACTCTGATAAATGGCGTCAATATGCTCATCAAGCAAAGGGGATCATGCGTTATGTTTACCATCGTGAACACACTACCTTAGAGACTTTCGAAAAAAGCGTCGCGGACAACTTTGACATCAGCTGCTTCATTTCCGAAACAGAAGCCGCTCAATTCAAAACAATGGTTAGTGCCCCTACAAAATCTAAAATCCAAATTCTAGAAAATGGCATCGATTGTTTTTACTTCTCACCAGATCAACCTTCTGTACTCTCTGAGCATTACAGCTTAGAAAACCAAAACTACGTCGTTTTCACGGGTGCTATGGATTATCGCCCCAATATTGATGCTGTCTTGTGGTTCGTTAAAAACGTATGGCCACAAGTACTTGCGCGGCAACCTGATAGCTACTTTTATATCGTTGGCTCAACCCCACCAAAAGCAGTATTGAATTTAGCGCAAGAGAAAAGTGTCATCGTTACTGGGCGTGTTGAAGATATTCGTCCTTATATGCAGTATGCCAAAGCAGCCATTGCCCCAATGCGTATGGCGCGTGGTATCCAAAATAAAATATTAGAAGCAATGGCAATGGCAAAGCCTGTACTGTCGTCTTCAATTGGTATGGAAGGGCTAGAAGACTACCCGACTCAATACCTTTCGGTTGAAGACGCCCCTGAAGACATTGCACACTGGATCATTGAAAAATTAGAGAATCCAGCACTTGTAGCCACTGAATCACGCCATTGGCTGGAAGCTAATTTTAGCTGGGAGGCCAAACTCACGCCCCTACTCAGCTATTTAGGAGAGAGCCATGAATAA
- the xrtA gene encoding exosortase A, with amino-acid sequence MNNSILLRLMLPMAAWALVFSSSLQTMVGVWMQSKTYEHCFLIVPIAAWLVWQKRQEIRKIPYTSSWVPLVLLLFPAMLWLLGRAADISLFEHVASVVSLQLIIWAVIGTPMAKLLWFPILFLIFAAPFGEELVPTLQIITADLSVFFLNIFNIPVYREGLYLTIPNGQFHVAEACSGIRFLISSIALGTLFAYLQFNHWWKRVLFTGFSFVFPIIANGLRAFGIIIIGYLTDMEHATGADHLVYGWVFFSIVILVIFFTANIFADPPAKESDFAFHTVSEEKTDKSLKVIGSLTMVLLSLGLWEQSFDSTETVITSTKVMPQNIAPVAQSEWGIQFQHAQHSTLGQSQDGGTEYFNAIFSLRQDEGEIIHNSNQLFNKENWKKIASSEVYLTPELAATEVTVSNNMGKKMKIIYWYCVDDFCSSKPLDIKLAQATHLITGQNATAEVLAIASTTLNESTIRELAKQWQ; translated from the coding sequence ATGAATAACTCAATATTATTACGGCTAATGCTTCCAATGGCAGCATGGGCGCTTGTTTTTTCCAGCTCCTTGCAAACCATGGTTGGCGTGTGGATGCAGTCAAAGACCTATGAACATTGCTTCTTGATTGTGCCTATTGCTGCATGGCTTGTATGGCAAAAAAGACAAGAGATCCGCAAGATACCTTATACGTCCAGCTGGGTACCACTTGTACTGCTGCTTTTTCCTGCAATGCTATGGTTACTTGGACGCGCTGCTGATATTTCGTTATTCGAGCACGTTGCAAGCGTAGTTAGTTTACAGCTCATTATCTGGGCTGTTATTGGTACGCCAATGGCCAAACTCTTGTGGTTCCCTATCCTCTTTCTCATTTTTGCTGCCCCTTTTGGTGAAGAGTTGGTACCAACACTCCAAATAATCACCGCTGATTTGTCCGTCTTCTTTTTGAATATCTTCAATATTCCTGTCTATCGAGAGGGGCTATACCTCACCATTCCCAATGGCCAGTTTCATGTTGCTGAAGCCTGTTCAGGGATCCGCTTTCTCATTTCCAGCATTGCACTAGGTACACTCTTTGCCTACTTGCAATTTAATCATTGGTGGAAGCGAGTTTTGTTTACGGGGTTTTCTTTTGTATTTCCTATTATCGCTAATGGGCTTAGGGCCTTTGGCATTATCATCATCGGTTACTTAACAGATATGGAGCACGCGACAGGTGCCGATCACCTAGTGTATGGCTGGGTATTTTTTAGCATAGTTATCTTGGTTATTTTCTTCACTGCCAATATTTTCGCAGATCCACCTGCCAAAGAATCAGATTTTGCATTTCACACTGTATCTGAAGAAAAAACAGATAAAAGTCTGAAAGTTATCGGTAGTTTAACCATGGTTTTACTAAGCTTAGGGTTATGGGAGCAGTCATTCGATTCAACCGAGACCGTCATAACTTCAACGAAGGTGATGCCTCAAAATATCGCACCAGTTGCTCAATCTGAATGGGGAATACAGTTTCAACATGCCCAACACTCTACATTAGGTCAGAGCCAAGACGGCGGCACTGAGTACTTTAATGCGATATTCAGTCTTCGCCAAGATGAAGGTGAAATCATCCATAACAGTAATCAACTTTTTAACAAAGAAAACTGGAAGAAAATAGCATCGAGTGAAGTGTATTTAACGCCAGAACTTGCAGCGACTGAGGTGACCGTATCCAATAATATGGGTAAAAAAATGAAGATCATCTACTGGTACTGTGTCGATGATTTTTGCTCCAGCAAGCCTCTTGATATCAAGTTAGCACAAGCAACTCATTTAATTACAGGGCAAAACGCAACCGCAGAAGTCTTAGCCATTGCAAGCACAACCTTAAATGAAAGCACAATAAGAGAACTAGCAAAACAGTGGCAGTAG